The genomic interval CACTGGATAACATTGAGGAAAACTATTAAATAAATTTTTTAAACCATTAAAAAATAAGGTAAAAAATATTTTTTGAAATTGTGGATATCTTTTGGCTTTCGATGTGGATAATTATTGCTCTGAGCACTAAAATAAGTGTCCTTGCTTCTGAAGTGTTTCAAAATATTCCCTTTTGTTCAGTTTTTAAGCATCCATTTATGGTTTTGTAGCAGGACTGATAGTGTCTGAGACTGTTTGGCAACAATGTTTAAGTGAGCTGGAGATAGAAATACCCAGCCAGCAGTTTAATACCTGGATCAGGCCATTACAGGTCGTTGAGAATGATCAGGAAGTTATTCTGAGTGCTCCCAATCGGTTTGTGATGGATTGGGTGAAAGAAAAGTATCTTGATCAGATTATGGCCATCCTCAGCGGATTGGGAAGATCAGATATAAAGGTGGTAATTGGTCAGAGAAAAGAGGCAGCCATGACCAGTTTTAACTCACCGGCCAGTGGCTATATACGATCGGGGGCACCCGTTTCGACTGATAATAGTAAGGGCCAGTATTACCCTCAGTCATCCACCTCTCAATCCAATCGTGTCATCGATATTGATAACAATGAAACCTCTGCCTCCAGGGAATATTCCCCTGCCTCTCATTCTCTGGAAGATAGTGCAGCACCACTGGAAAACTATCTCAGCCCCCATTACACCTTTGAATACTTTGTTGAAGGCAAATCCAATCAGCTGGCCCTAGCCGCTGCACAACAGGTAGCGGAGAATGCTGGCGGTGCATATAACCCACTATTCATATATGGTGGAGTGGGACTTGGAAAGACCCATCTTATGCAGGCTGTTGGGCATAGTATTTTAAGAAAAAATCCGAATGCAAGGGTGATGTATTTGCCTTCCGAGACCTTTGTTCAGGATATGGTTAAGGCGCTACAGAGAAACGCGATTAATGAATTTAAGCGTTTTTATCGCAGTCTGGATGCACTTTTGATTGACGACATACAATTTTTTGCTGGTAAGGATCGCTCTCAGGAGGAATTTTTCCATACATTTAATGCGTTACTTGAAGGGAATCAACAGGTTATTTTAACGTGTGATCGTTTCCATAAAGAAATTACCGGTGTTGAAGACAGGTTAAAAAGTCGTTTCAGCTGGGGATTGACGGTTCAGGTCGAACCACCTGATTTGGAGACGCGGGTAGCGATTCTGATGAAGAAAGCAGATGAAACCGGTATTCATTTGCCACAGGATGCGGGATTTTTTATTGCGCAGCTGGTCCGTTCAAATGTCAGGGAGCTTGAAGGGGCGTTAAAACGTGTCGTTGCCAATGCCCATTTTACGGGTGCTCAAATTTCTGTCCAATTGGTCAAAGATTCTTTGCGTGATCTGCTGGATCTGCAGAAGAAACAAGTTAGCATAGAAAATATTCAGCGCACGGTATCTGAGTATTTTAAAATCAAAGTTGGTGATTTGAATTCCAAGCGTCGGTCCAGAAGTGTGGCGAGACCACGGCAGATAGCAATGGCTCTGGCAAAGGAACTGACTAACCATAGTTTGCCTGAAATAGGAGATTCTTTTGGTGGCCGTGACCATACAACCGTGTTGCATGCGTGTCGTAAAATAAAAGACTTGCGTGAAAAAGATTTGGATATCAGAGAGGACTACGACAACCTTCTAAGGACTCTGACAACCTGATAAAATTCAGCATATTCGGCGACCCTTTTCAATTAATAAGATTTTTACCCAATAAGTGAGAAATAGGATGATTAAATTTTCGGTGCCAAGGGATGCTCTGATCAGACCTTTGCAACTTGTTTCCGGTGTCGTTGAGCGTCGGCAAACTTTACCTGTTTTATCGAATTTGTTGGTGGTGTTGGAAAATAATCAGATTTCACTAACCGGAACAGATTTAGAAGTCGAACTTATTGGCAGGTTATCTATAGAAGGGCCGGCTTCTGATGGTGAAGTGACAATTCCTGCCAAAAAATTAATGGATATTGTTAAGTCGCTACCAGATGACGCGATGATTACTTTTTCAACCGACGAAAGTCGAGTCATCATTACCAGCGGTAGAAGCCGTTTTACTTTGTCCACATTGCCTGCGTCTGAATTTCCTAACGTCGAAGATGAACAAGACAATCTGACCTTTGGCGTCGACCAACAGATATTGAAGGGACTTATCGATGCCACATCGTTCGCAATGGCTCAACAGGATGTTCGCTACTACTTAAATGGCATGCTGCTGGAGATATACCAGGGCCATATGCGTACCGTCGCCACTGATGGCCATAGACTGGCCCTGAGCTCTGTAGAAATGGATATGGTCACGGAGGGTCGCAGGCAGGTCATTATTCCTCGCAAAGGGATATTGGAATTAGCCCGACTGTTGGGGGAGGGAACTGGTGAGGTGCAGGTTTCTATCGGTAGCAATCATGTTCGAGTAAAAACTCCAGGCTTTACCTTCACCTCCAAACTGGTAGATGGGAAGTTTCCTGACTATGAGCGTGTGTTACCGAAGGGTGGTGATAAGATCATTGTTGCAGAACGGGCTGAGTGTAAATCGGTTTTTGGGCGAGCGGCTATTTTATCTAATGAAAAGTACCGGGGTGTCAGAATCATTTTACAGGATGGTAATCTGCAGGTTCTTGCTAATAACCCGGAGCAGGAAGAAGCCGAGGAGAACATGGCGGTGGACTATGACGGCGAAAGACTGGAGCTCGGTTTTAACGTGAATTATCTGTTGGATGTTTTCAATGTTATCAATGGTGATCAGGTTCAAATGATCATGTCTGATCCCAATAGCAGTACTTTAATTCACGACGCAGAAAATAAAGGGTCTCTTTACGTTGTGATGCCTATGCGGCTTTGATGAACTTAATTAGATAGTGACTATACACAGGCTTCATATCCAGGGAGTTCGTAACATCTCCGATGCCAGATTGGAGCCTGCCTATTTTGTAAATATTGTTTTCGGTGATAATGGTTCTGGAAAAACGTCGGTATTGGAGTCCATTCATATACTGACTCACGGACGCTCCTTCCGCTCTACCTCCTCAAAAAACACTACCCTTATTCAGCAGGGTCTGCATGCTTTAACCGTATACGGTGAGATTGGAGAAATTCACAACCATGTTGGTGTGTCCAAGGCCGTTGACGGTGTTAATCAAATAAAAATATCTGGCGAGAAAGTAACGGCCGTTTCTGAACTTGCCAAATTGTCTCCGGTGCAAATCATTGATGCACAGGCATTTGACTTATTGACAGGTTCTCCTGCAGTCAGAAGACAGTTTCTTGATTGGGGTGTGTTTCACGTGGAACACGGGTTTTTAAATGTGTGGCAACGTGTACAGAAGGCGCTTAAAAATCGGAATAGTTTGCTACGTTCTGGTAAAATAACCGACCCTATTCAGATGTCTGCCTGGACCAGAGAATTTGCATCCGCTGCTGAAAGATTGGATGAGTATAGACAGCAATATCTGGAAAGATTCAAACAACAGTTTGTAGATATATTGGCGAAGTTGACTGACTTAGACGATTTTTCTCTCTCGTATCATAGGGGATGGGATAAAGCCCGAAGTCTGTTGGATGTTCTCGGTGCATCAGAGGATGTTGATATAAAAACAGGCTTTACCCATAGCGGACCTCAAAGAGCCGACATTCGTATTAAATTAGGTAAGCACAACGCGGCAGATATTCTTTCGCGAGGCCAGCAAAAACTGGTTGTTATCGCTATGAAGCTTGCGCAAGGCGCCCACTTACAAACATTTAAAGAACATAAGCGCTGTATTTTTTTGCTGGATGATTTACCAGCGGAGCTGGACAGCAACCACACACATAAAGTGTGTCAGATTTTAGAGCAGATGGATGCCCAGGTTTTTTTAACGTGTGTTGAACCGGGTGAACTACTGGAATTTTGGAACAATAAAGACCAAATTAAAATGTTTCACGTGAAACACGGCCAGGTCTCAGGAGAATTAGATGAGTAAAGAATATGATTCCTCGAGCATCAAAGTACTAAAAGGGTTGGATGCAGTCAGGAAAAGGCCAGGTATGTACATTGGCGATACTGACGATGGTACCGGCTTGCATCATATGGTTTTTGAAGTGGTTGATAACTCTATTGATGAAGCTCTGGCTGGTTATTGTAAGGATATCCTTGTCACCATTCACCCAGATGAATCCATAACGGTTATCGATGATGGTCGTGGTATTCCAGTCGATATTCACGCTGAAGAAGGCCGCTCTGCTGCAGAAGTAATCATGACCGTACTTCATGCCGGTGGTAAGTTTGATGATAATACCTATAAAGTCTCTGGTGGACTTCATGGAGTAGGGGTATCAGTTGTAAATGCTCTTTCTAAAGAACTGGTGCTGACTGTTCGCAAAAATGGCAAGGTTCATGAGCAGACTTATATACACGGCGTTCCCCAGGAGCCTTTGAAAGTAGTGGGAGAAAGTACTGGTACTGGTACGACAATCCATTTTAAGCCTTCTGCAGAAACGTTTAATAACATTGAATTTAACTGGGATATTCTTGCCAAAAGACTGCGGGAGTTATCATTTCTAAATTCTGGTGTTTCTATCATCCTGAGAGATGAGCGGACCGGCAAGGAAGAACAATTCAA from Gynuella sunshinyii YC6258 carries:
- the recF gene encoding DNA replication/repair protein RecF (All proteins in this family for which functions are known are DNA-binding proteins that assist the filamentation of RecA onto DNA for the initiation of recombination or recombinational repair.), translated to MTIHRLHIQGVRNISDARLEPAYFVNIVFGDNGSGKTSVLESIHILTHGRSFRSTSSKNTTLIQQGLHALTVYGEIGEIHNHVGVSKAVDGVNQIKISGEKVTAVSELAKLSPVQIIDAQAFDLLTGSPAVRRQFLDWGVFHVEHGFLNVWQRVQKALKNRNSLLRSGKITDPIQMSAWTREFASAAERLDEYRQQYLERFKQQFVDILAKLTDLDDFSLSYHRGWDKARSLLDVLGASEDVDIKTGFTHSGPQRADIRIKLGKHNAADILSRGQQKLVVIAMKLAQGAHLQTFKEHKRCIFLLDDLPAELDSNHTHKVCQILEQMDAQVFLTCVEPGELLEFWNNKDQIKMFHVKHGQVSGELDE
- the dnaN gene encoding DNA polymerase III subunit beta, yielding MKFSVPRDALIRPLQLVSGVVERRQTLPVLSNLLVVLENNQISLTGTDLEVELIGRLSIEGPASDGEVTIPAKKLMDIVKSLPDDAMITFSTDESRVIITSGRSRFTLSTLPASEFPNVEDEQDNLTFGVDQQILKGLIDATSFAMAQQDVRYYLNGMLLEIYQGHMRTVATDGHRLALSSVEMDMVTEGRRQVIIPRKGILELARLLGEGTGEVQVSIGSNHVRVKTPGFTFTSKLVDGKFPDYERVLPKGGDKIIVAERAECKSVFGRAAILSNEKYRGVRIILQDGNLQVLANNPEQEEAEENMAVDYDGERLELGFNVNYLLDVFNVINGDQVQMIMSDPNSSTLIHDAENKGSLYVVMPMRL
- the dnaA gene encoding chromosomal replication initiator protein DnaA, which encodes MSETVWQQCLSELEIEIPSQQFNTWIRPLQVVENDQEVILSAPNRFVMDWVKEKYLDQIMAILSGLGRSDIKVVIGQRKEAAMTSFNSPASGYIRSGAPVSTDNSKGQYYPQSSTSQSNRVIDIDNNETSASREYSPASHSLEDSAAPLENYLSPHYTFEYFVEGKSNQLALAAAQQVAENAGGAYNPLFIYGGVGLGKTHLMQAVGHSILRKNPNARVMYLPSETFVQDMVKALQRNAINEFKRFYRSLDALLIDDIQFFAGKDRSQEEFFHTFNALLEGNQQVILTCDRFHKEITGVEDRLKSRFSWGLTVQVEPPDLETRVAILMKKADETGIHLPQDAGFFIAQLVRSNVRELEGALKRVVANAHFTGAQISVQLVKDSLRDLLDLQKKQVSIENIQRTVSEYFKIKVGDLNSKRRSRSVARPRQIAMALAKELTNHSLPEIGDSFGGRDHTTVLHACRKIKDLREKDLDIREDYDNLLRTLTT